One window of Pelmatolapia mariae isolate MD_Pm_ZW linkage group LG18, Pm_UMD_F_2, whole genome shotgun sequence genomic DNA carries:
- the marchf11 gene encoding E3 ubiquitin-protein ligase MARCHF11, whose protein sequence is MSTEEGEAGPACGEASVGTTIPHRHTWEESEAHGSQGRPHPDDEDEAQGGEEGEGAEGCREGRSCRDACGGDTEKFTVENNEGNFSSEDGAVGGRSCKAQTMHSNCSSETCIPTPSCRICFQGAEQGDLLNPCRCDGSVRYTHQQCLLKWISERGCWTCELCCYRFQVIAINLKRPWQWQSITITLVEKVQIIAVFLGSLFLVASISWLLWSALSPQAIWQRRDVLFQICYGMYGFMDLVCVGLIIHEGAAVYNVFMRWRAVNLHWDVQSYDKAKDMEETSTGHSSLAPRTLWLPLATFGPSGPLHPTQLGSHPWTCLCLAPFCHRMVPRNNLSQDSDSGEVVIRVTSV, encoded by the exons atgaGCACAGAGGAGGGAGAGGCGGGTCCCGCGTGTGGGGAGGCGAGTGTAGGTACCACCATACCTCACCGCCACACCTGGGAGGAAAGCGAAGCTCACGGCTCCCAAGGACGTCCGCACCCCGACGATGAGGACGAAGCccagggaggagaggagggagagggggCAGAGGGCTGCCGGGAGGGCCGGAGCTGCAGGGACGCGTGTGGGGGTGACACAGAGAAATTCACTGTGGAGAACAACGAGGGGAATTTTTCCAGTGAGGACGGGGCTGTCGGGGGGAGATCTTGCAAGGCTCAGACAATGCATTCAAACTGCAGCAGCGAAACCTGCATCCCCACTCCCAGCTGCAGGATCTGCTTCCAAGGCGCAGAGCAG GGGGACTTGTTGAACCCATGCAGGTGTGACGGCTCAGTGCGGTATACCCACCAGCAGTGCCTGCTGAAGTGGATCAGCGAGCGGGGCTGCTGGACCTGCGAGCTGTGCTGCTACCGTTTCCAGGTGATCGCCATCAATCTGAAGAGACCATGGCAG TGGCAGTCCATCACCATTACTCTGGTGGAGAAGGTGCAGATCATTGCGGTGTTCCTGGGCTCTCTCTTCCTTGTAGCCAGCATCTCCTGGTTGCTCTGGTCGGCGCTCAGCCCTCAGGCCATCTGGCAGCGTCGCGATGTCCTCTTCCAGATCTGCTATGGCATGTATGGCTTCATGGACCTGGTCTGTGTAG GCTTGATCATCCACGAGGGGGCAGCAGTGTACAACGTGTTTATGCGCTGGCGAGCAGTGAACCTCCACTGGGATGTTCAAAGCTATGACAAGGCCAAGGACATGGAGGAGACGAGCACTGGTCACTCTTCGCTGGCCCCCAGGACACTTTGGTTGCCTTTGGCCACCTTTGGGCCCAGCGGCCCCTTACACCCGACCCAGCTGGGATCACATCCATGGACTTGCCTGTGTTTGGCACCCTTTTGCCACAGAATGGTACCCCGAAACAACCTCAGCCAGGACAGTGATTCGGGAGAGGTTGTCATTCGTGTAACATCGGTATAA